ATATTGTCAGCTGGGGCGACTACTTTCAGACTGAGCTGGCCAGCCTCTACCATGGCCTGAATGATACGGAATTCAGCGGCATCATTGATACTGTGCGTTTCGATCTAATTGCCGCGCATAAGGTCTTTCTGGGCAAGCCGCCGGAATTTCTGTCCAGCGTTGAAGCCGAGGGCCTTGCCGTCTACGGCAAGGATCGCAATGACTGGACGCCAGCCGACGAGGAAAGCGCGCACCTATATATCCTGATGCAATACTTTCGTGAATTGGGCCTGAACCAGGCGCGACTTGGCGCTGAAGACGAAGAGTGGTTCAATGGCTTCGTTTCTCAGGAACGGCGCCATGCTGCCGGCTAGATTTCACGGTTCGCTTCTTGTTCTGCTGCTTGGCGCTCCGGCAATTCCGCTGGCGGCCCAAAACGCTCCCGCTCAAAATCAGAATGCCGCCGCCAATGCAGATGTGAGTACGCCAGCGACCCCGGCGTCAGGCGGCCAGAACGACTCGTCGCCCGGCGCTGCGGAATTGCCGACACAGGGCGAGCGCGTCCGCCGTCTGCGCCGCGAACAGATTCTGCGCGAAGGCGAGCAGAGTTATGGCTACGCGCGCGAACTGGCCGACGACGGCATGCAGACGCGCGCCATTGAAATTCTCCAGGATTTTCTCGATTTGCACGCTGATCATCCGCGACGTGCAAGCGCACTGCAATTGCTGGCGCGCTTGCAAAGCGAAGCAGGTCATATCGAGCAAGCGGTCAGTGCGCTGGCGCGCGCCTACCGCGAGGCGCCGGCCGCTGAGACTGCGGCGCGCGCCTATCTTCAAGCCGGGCGTTTGCTGGCCGGGCAGGGCGAAACCGAACGCGCCCGCCGCATTTTTGTAGAGGTGCAAGCGCGGGACCCAGGTTCTCTGACCAGTCGGCTGGCCGAGCAGGAACTCCTGGCCCTGGACCTGCCGCCGGCGCAGCGGACGCCAGCCGCCAATGGCAACCGGGAGGCGCCAGCAGAAGCGGCTTCGACGCCCTTGTTCCCCGCGGAAAGGACCAGAGCGGACGACGCGGCGCAGCCGAGGGGGGCGCAGCCGATCCCCGCCAATCCGATGCCCATGTCAGCCGCAGACGGCGGCGAGGCGGCCGCCGGCCGCGCAGCGCAAGAGAGCGCAAACAATATGCGCTCTGCCGCGCTGGACCGGATGGGCGAAGGCATAGAAGCTATGCCAGATGAGCAGAGGGCTGCCGACCAAAATTGATTTACGCTGCCGGGGCGCATAGTTTCCTTCCCGTCAGTCGGTAATCCGGACCCCCGTCTGGCGCCGATATAGATACGCAGCAAGCAGCAGGCGCCTCCGGTCCCGCGCTGCTTCAAGGGACGGACGAGCGAGGGATCGCTTGCGTCGTCTGGCCTTTGTAGTTGAGAGAGTGTGACGGTTTTAGAGAACTATGGCCTTCCAGATGGTACAATTCAAGGCGAACTCCTACGCCATCATCGAAGGGAAAAAGGACGCCAACAAATTCTATATCATCATCCAGGGCAAGCTGCGCACGCAGAAGTCCGCTCCCGTTGTCGGCGAGGAGAGTTCGATTATCCTCGGGCCGGGCGACTTTTTTGGCGTAGAAAGCGCCATGTCCAACCACAGCCGCATTGAAACCGTGGTGGCCATGTCCGATTGCAATCTCATTGAAGTCGGTTCGGATCAATTTGGCCTGCTGATTCAAAAAAACGCCCCGGTGGCAATGAAGATCATTCGCAGCTTCTCGCAGAAGTTGCGCTCCTTCGATAATACTATTGCACGCATCTCTTTTCGAAACGTAGTGGAAGAAGATCCTTCGCACCTCTTCGACCTGGGCGAGTACTGGTTCAAAGAGCAGCGCTTCAACCATGCAGCGTACGCATTCCAGCGCTATTTGCAATGGTGTCCCAAGGGCGAACACATCAGTGAAACGAAGATGCGTTTGCAGGGAATGAATAAGCCGCTGAAGGCCCCGCCCGTGGCAGAAGCCAGCATTAATCGTCATGTAAAATCAGAGGATATGATCTTCTGCGAAAACGAACCCGGCTATGAGCTCTACATCATTCAGGGCGGTCGCATCAAGATCACCAAGATGGTGGATGGACAGGAAGTGATGCTGGCCGTCCTGCAGCCTGGCGATATCTTCGGCGAGATGGCGATCCTGGACAACAAGCCGCGCAGTGCGACTGCCAGTTGCGCGGAGGACGCAACGCTGCTGGCAATCAACAAGGCGAACTTCGAAGGCATGGTTAAGGCGCAGCCGCAGCTGGCGACCAAGCTGATCACGTTGTTATCAGAGCGGATCTGGACGGCTTACCGTCAGCTGGCTAACTTAATGATCAATGATCCAGCCGGCCGCCTCTACGATACGCTGTTAACCCTTGCAGAGAAAAACCACGTAAGAATTGCGGCTAAAGCGGCGTACAATTTCGACATTGGCGGCAAAGACCTGCTGAAGATGGTGGGTCTCGATCCAATCAAAGATGAGCGACTGTTGATGGAGCTGCTCAAGTCGCGCTGGCTAAAGCTTGATGCAGGCAAGCTGATCTGCATGGACCTGGGCGAGTTGGAAAAACAGGTTGCCTTCTACAAAAAGAAAGCCGCTATGGAGCGCAAGCGGGAGCAAACCGCGGCCGTCAAGTAGCGCACCGAGCGCCTGCTTTTTCCGTCGCTCGCTCCCCGGAGCCCACATGAGCGACACTGCCCGCAGCGCAGATTTGTTTTCCGAATTTACTGCTCTTAGCCGCGAACAATGGGAAGATCGCATTCGTAAGGATCTCAAGGGCGCCGACTTCGACAGGAAGATGATCTGGCAGAGCGAAGAGGGCTTCGCTGTGCGTCCCTTTTATACTCGCGCCGATCTTTTGGCAATGCCAGAGAGCTATCCAGGTATGCCTCCCTATTTGCGAGGTTACCGCGCTGGCGGCAACGCCTGGGAGCTTCGTCA
This genomic stretch from Leptospirales bacterium harbors:
- a CDS encoding tetratricopeptide repeat protein, with amino-acid sequence MLPARFHGSLLVLLLGAPAIPLAAQNAPAQNQNAAANADVSTPATPASGGQNDSSPGAAELPTQGERVRRLRREQILREGEQSYGYARELADDGMQTRAIEILQDFLDLHADHPRRASALQLLARLQSEAGHIEQAVSALARAYREAPAAETAARAYLQAGRLLAGQGETERARRIFVEVQARDPGSLTSRLAEQELLALDLPPAQRTPAANGNREAPAEAASTPLFPAERTRADDAAQPRGAQPIPANPMPMSAADGGEAAAGRAAQESANNMRSAALDRMGEGIEAMPDEQRAADQN
- a CDS encoding Crp/Fnr family transcriptional regulator, giving the protein MAFQMVQFKANSYAIIEGKKDANKFYIIIQGKLRTQKSAPVVGEESSIILGPGDFFGVESAMSNHSRIETVVAMSDCNLIEVGSDQFGLLIQKNAPVAMKIIRSFSQKLRSFDNTIARISFRNVVEEDPSHLFDLGEYWFKEQRFNHAAYAFQRYLQWCPKGEHISETKMRLQGMNKPLKAPPVAEASINRHVKSEDMIFCENEPGYELYIIQGGRIKITKMVDGQEVMLAVLQPGDIFGEMAILDNKPRSATASCAEDATLLAINKANFEGMVKAQPQLATKLITLLSERIWTAYRQLANLMINDPAGRLYDTLLTLAEKNHVRIAAKAAYNFDIGGKDLLKMVGLDPIKDERLLMELLKSRWLKLDAGKLICMDLGELEKQVAFYKKKAAMERKREQTAAVK